A stretch of [Clostridium] scindens DNA encodes these proteins:
- a CDS encoding ABC-2 transporter permease, with product MKGLLIKDVKLLKNQKQFFLVICIIGTLFLVTSNDPSFVITYMTLMFSIFTLSTISYDEHDNGAAYLFTLPISRQSYTMEKYVFGLITTMLAWVVFTAAALGATYYRQIEIDLRQWLVIAVTYLAVALLLLAITIPIQFKFGAERSRIALIAVVGCAVLVAYAAAKIFEAFHIDLSAVIDRVAEMTPGVFLAFLCAAAVAAIGISYSISLRIVKKKQF from the coding sequence ATGAAAGGTTTATTGATCAAGGATGTGAAACTATTGAAGAACCAGAAGCAGTTTTTCCTGGTTATCTGTATCATTGGCACGCTCTTTCTGGTGACGAGTAATGACCCATCTTTTGTCATTACCTATATGACGCTGATGTTTTCTATCTTTACATTGAGTACGATTTCCTATGATGAACATGATAATGGAGCAGCCTATCTTTTTACGCTGCCCATCAGCAGGCAGAGCTACACCATGGAGAAGTATGTCTTTGGCCTGATCACGACCATGCTGGCATGGGTCGTATTCACCGCGGCGGCTCTGGGGGCAACCTATTACCGGCAGATAGAGATAGATCTCAGACAGTGGCTGGTCATTGCCGTGACCTATCTGGCAGTAGCTCTGCTGCTGCTTGCCATAACCATACCGATACAGTTTAAGTTCGGCGCGGAAAGAAGCCGGATCGCCCTGATTGCCGTAGTAGGCTGCGCAGTTCTCGTTGCGTATGCGGCAGCGAAGATCTTTGAGGCGTTTCATATAGATCTGAGTGCAGTCATTGACAGAGTAGCCGAGATGACTCCGGGAGTATTTCTGGCATTTCTGTGTGCGGCAGCCGTGGCGGCTATAGGGATATCCTACAGCATCTCCCTTAGGATCGTGAAGAAGAAGCAGTTTTAA
- a CDS encoding ABC transporter ATP-binding protein yields MLRLENVKKHYGEFSLECSLEVQAGCVTGLIGKNGAGKSTTFKAILGLIYPDGGKIEVFGKPVEKLSISDREQIGVVLSDSGFSGYLTIKDLICMLRKMYANFREEEFLRKCKKFRLPLDKKIKEFSTGMKRKLQVLAAISHEAKLLILDEPTAGLDVIARDELLDLLREYMEQDERAILISSHISSDLEGLCDDVYMIDDGKIVMHTETDILLSDYGLLKVTDDQYQKLEKEYIIRHKKEEYGYSCLTDQKQFYMENYPGLAIEKGNIDEVMTMMIRGEM; encoded by the coding sequence ATGTTAAGATTAGAGAATGTAAAAAAGCATTATGGCGAATTCAGCCTGGAGTGCTCTTTGGAGGTACAGGCAGGATGTGTAACCGGCCTGATCGGGAAGAACGGGGCAGGCAAGAGTACGACATTTAAAGCCATTCTTGGGCTGATCTATCCGGATGGAGGCAAGATTGAGGTATTTGGAAAGCCGGTAGAGAAACTTAGCATAAGCGATCGGGAGCAGATCGGAGTGGTCTTGTCGGATTCCGGATTCAGCGGCTATCTGACGATCAAGGACCTGATATGCATGCTTCGCAAGATGTACGCAAATTTTCGCGAGGAGGAGTTCCTGAGGAAATGTAAAAAATTCAGACTTCCACTGGACAAGAAAATAAAAGAGTTTTCAACCGGTATGAAGCGGAAACTGCAGGTGCTGGCTGCTATATCCCATGAAGCGAAACTGCTGATCCTGGATGAGCCTACCGCGGGCCTGGATGTCATAGCAAGAGATGAACTGCTGGATCTTCTGCGGGAATATATGGAGCAGGACGAAAGGGCGATACTGATCAGTTCGCATATCTCCAGCGATCTGGAAGGGCTATGCGACGATGTGTACATGATTGATGACGGCAAGATCGTAATGCATACGGAGACGGATATCCTCCTTAGCGATTATGGACTGCTGAAGGTGACGGATGACCAGTATCAGAAACTGGAGAAAGAGTATATCATCCGGCACAAAAAAGAAGAATATGGCTACAGCTGCCTGACGGATCAGAAGCAGTTCTATATGGAGAACTATCCGGGGCTTGCCATTGAAAAAGGAAATATTGACGAAGTAATGACTATGATGATTCGAGGTGAAATGTAA
- a CDS encoding GntR family transcriptional regulator: protein MKLIINHSSMQPIYEQIVEQTKEKIMHGELTEETMLPSVRTLAKDLKVSALTVKKAYDALEQEGFVNTVHGKGSFVACANQNLMLEEKKKEVEADLEKAIRKGRSCGMSNQEITELFNIVLED from the coding sequence ATGAAGTTGATTATCAACCATTCCTCCATGCAGCCAATCTATGAACAGATTGTAGAACAGACGAAAGAGAAGATCATGCATGGGGAATTAACGGAAGAGACGATGCTCCCATCAGTTCGTACTTTAGCTAAAGATCTTAAGGTCAGTGCACTGACCGTCAAAAAGGCATACGATGCCCTCGAGCAGGAAGGATTTGTCAATACGGTACATGGCAAGGGAAGTTTCGTAGCCTGTGCCAATCAGAACTTGATGCTTGAGGAGAAGAAGAAGGAAGTAGAAGCTGATTTGGAAAAGGCCATCCGAAAAGGCAGAAGCTGTGGAATGAGTAACCAGGAGATTACGGAATTATTTAATATCGTTTTGGAGGATTAG
- a CDS encoding cupin domain-containing protein: MAGYKNIDKEEILELKNLVAYQEGQVVSKTLVQNSAVSVTLFAFEKDEEISTHESGGDAMVTVLEGAGRFTIDGREHILEAGQSIVMPARKPHAVYGEERFKMLLMVVF; this comes from the coding sequence ATGGCAGGATATAAGAATATTGATAAGGAAGAAATATTGGAACTGAAAAATCTGGTAGCGTATCAGGAGGGACAGGTAGTCAGCAAAACGCTGGTGCAGAATAGCGCGGTAAGCGTGACCTTGTTCGCTTTTGAAAAGGATGAGGAGATCAGCACCCACGAATCCGGCGGAGACGCTATGGTTACCGTGCTGGAGGGTGCCGGGCGCTTTACGATTGATGGCAGGGAGCATATCCTAGAAGCCGGGCAGAGCATTGTCATGCCAGCCAGGAAGCCTCATGCGGTCTACGGGGAGGAGCGGTTTAAGATGCTGCTGATGGTAGTATTCTAG
- a CDS encoding branched-chain amino acid aminotransferase, with protein MDKKNIDWSNLGFGYICTDKRYVANYKDGAWDEGMLTSDANVVINESAGVLQYAQTCFEGMKAYTTEDGHIVTFRPDLNARRMADTAKRLEMAPFPEERFVEAVKQVVAANAAYVPPYGSGATLYIRPYMFGSNPVIAVKPADEFQFRVFATPVGPYFKGGAKPITIKVCDFDRAAPRGTGHVKAGLNYAMSLHAIMTAHREGYDENMYLDAATRTKVEETGGANFLFVTKDHKVVTPKSDTILPSITRRSLMYVAEHYLGLEVEEREVPLAELEEFAECGLCGTAAVISPVGKVVDHGREICFPSGMEEMGPVTKKLYETLTGIQMGQIEAPEGWICRIC; from the coding sequence ATGGATAAGAAGAATATTGACTGGTCAAATCTTGGCTTCGGGTATATCTGTACCGATAAAAGATATGTGGCAAACTATAAGGATGGAGCGTGGGATGAAGGAATGCTTACCTCCGATGCCAATGTTGTGATAAATGAAAGCGCAGGAGTGCTGCAGTATGCGCAGACCTGCTTTGAGGGAATGAAGGCCTATACGACGGAGGATGGCCATATCGTCACGTTCCGGCCGGACCTGAATGCCAGGCGGATGGCAGATACGGCCAAAAGGCTTGAGATGGCGCCATTTCCGGAGGAGAGATTCGTAGAGGCCGTCAAGCAGGTGGTGGCCGCCAATGCGGCGTACGTGCCGCCCTATGGCTCCGGCGCGACCCTCTATATCAGGCCCTATATGTTCGGAAGCAATCCGGTGATCGCGGTAAAGCCGGCGGATGAATTCCAGTTCCGGGTATTTGCCACGCCGGTAGGCCCATACTTCAAGGGCGGCGCAAAGCCGATCACCATCAAGGTGTGCGACTTCGACCGGGCGGCGCCTCGTGGAACCGGCCATGTAAAGGCCGGGCTTAACTACGCGATGAGCCTTCACGCCATCATGACGGCGCACCGGGAGGGATACGACGAGAACATGTACCTGGATGCGGCGACTAGGACGAAGGTGGAGGAGACCGGCGGTGCCAACTTCCTTTTCGTGACCAAGGATCACAAGGTGGTAACGCCGAAGTCCGACACGATCCTTCCGTCCATCACCAGGCGGTCCCTGATGTACGTGGCGGAGCACTATCTGGGGCTTGAAGTAGAGGAGCGGGAAGTGCCTTTGGCCGAGTTGGAAGAGTTTGCGGAATGCGGCCTGTGCGGCACGGCAGCGGTCATCTCGCCGGTAGGAAAGGTCGTAGACCATGGCAGGGAGATCTGCTTCCCCAGCGGAATGGAAGAGATGGGACCGGTCACGAAGAAACTGTACGAGACGCTGACAGGAATCCAGATGGGCCAGATCGAGGCGCCGGAAGGATGGATCTGCAGAATTTGTTAA